TGCTGCAGCGCATGGATGCACTTGCGGTCCAGCAGGCGAAAATCGCCGGTATCTTTCTGAATGGTTACACGGGAAACTTTTTGCAGGATTTGATAATAAAGGTGGCTGGTGGCTTTCTTCAGCCAGCTTTCGCCCTTTCTGCTTCTGCGGCGTGCGTAGACGTCCTCGTATCCCTGCCGCCATAGATCCACCATTTCGGGAATCAGCTCCGGGGGGTCCTGCAGGTCGGCGTCGATGATCACAAGTCCGTCGGTGTGGACGTTCATGATACCTGCGAACATCGCTTTTTCCTTACCGAAATTGCGGGAAAGGAAAATGTATTCGACGTATCGGTGGGTGGACGCGTATTCTTTGATGAGTTTTCGGGTTCCGTCGCTTGACCCGTCATCGACAAAGAGAAGAGTGTACGAAACCGGCTTATCGGGATTGGTGATAAGGGCTTCGGTTCGTTTGAAAAGGGTCGGAAGCGATTCTTCCTCGTTAAAGCAGGGCACGAGAATCGTAAGCGTCTTTTTGGCGTTGCCGGTCGTTCCTGCGGCGTTGCGTCGCGCCGTCCCCTTGCTGTCAGAGTGTTGCATGTCGACTAACCCTTTCGGTGATTTCTTCTACAATAGTAGTGTAGTCATAAGAACGGTGCCGTGGTGGTCAATACGAATATATTGTCTTTAATGGGGCATTGCTCGGGTCCCGAAACGGATATGGCATGAATTGCGGTTCTGGCCTCTATAAAAGGGGCCGTATGGTGTGCTATTTTGTCAATACGGTATCGGCGTATCGGTAATCGTTGAAATCTGAGTTTGAAAGATCGATTCCTTGGTGTGGACGAGTGCGAAAGGCGGTTGGGCAATGCGTATAGCGGCGGGAATGGTGACGTTTAACCCCGCTCTGGACGATTTGCGGGCCAGCGTGCCTGCGTTGCTGAAGCAGGTCGAGGCGCTGGTTGTCGTCGACAACGGGTCGGGCAACGTGGGCGACATCGCGAGTTTCGTGGAGGACTATCCGCAAGTCATCTTGCTGCGTAACGGCAAGAATCTTGGCGTTGCGACGGCGCTGAACCGTATTTTCGAATGGGCGCAAAAGGCCGGTTTTGATTGGGTGCTCACGCTGGACGATGATTCCGAGATTCCCGACGGCATGATCGACGGGTACCGGCGTTGCTTGAAGGACCGGGACGATGCAGCGGCTGCCAATCTCGGATTGTTGAATGATTCCGGTGGTGTCTCGGCTTCCGGGAATAGCGGCGACGGATCTAAGCGGGCGAATGGTTTCAAAGGTTCGGCTAGGGTCGGCATTGTCTGCCCGTTGCTCGTCAACCGCAGGGACGGCACCGTTTTTCACAGCAAACGAAACGAAAGCGAATGCATCACGTCCGGCAGTTTGACCAGCGTTTCTGCATGGCGGGCGATCGGCGGGTTTGACGATTGGCTGTTTATCGACGGGGTGGATTTCGATTTCTCGCGTCGGCTGGTGGCTGCGGGATATCCGATTGTCGAATGCAAGGCGGTGCTCATGCCGCATCAGATCGGCGAAAGCCGGACGATCAACCTCGGCTTCAAGCATCCGATCGCGTGGAATCACGCGCCGTTCCGCTGGTATTATATCGAACGCAACCAGCTGTATATCGACAAAAAACTCGGGGTATATTCCTGGCCTCGCTCGCTCGCGCGCATTGCCCAAGACATGCTTATCGTTTTGCTGTTCGAACGTAACAAAGGCAAGAAAATCGGCGCGATGCTGCGCGGCTGGCGTGCCGGCAAGCGTAAGATTCGCGGGATGAAAGTCAAAACGAAATAGGAAAAACAGCTGAGTCAATCTGACATATTTCTGCTGCGTGAATCTTTGAGTGTGTTCACTGATATCTATCTAATGCGAAAGGCGTTCCCGCTTTCTGCTTCACATGCGGATTTGTCGATTCATTGAAGATGCAGAACATATCAGCCAAATGATATTGCAATTGCGTGGAGATATCCTTTGGCTGAACTGGAGTCAAGAATATCGTGCGCATCACTTCATATTCTTGATTTCGCGGTCGTAGACGAATTTTTCGGCCAGGCGGATCAGGCGGAGGGTGGCGCATTCAGCGCGTTGGGCCAAGCTGAGATTACCCAATGCTTTGGCAGTCTGTCGATTGTCGTTGTTGGCGGTCTCAAGAGTCCGCGAGATATCGTTTTGTGATTCTGGCGTGACGTTTTTGATCTCTTTGTTCTCTTTGCCTTCGCGAGACTCCAGTTTCGCGGCCTGCTGCTCGTACTTGTTGTTGCTTACCAGCGTGTAGTAGCTGCGGGCGGGAAGCACACCGTTTTCGCGGCAGATGTCCATGTTTTTGAGCGATGCGGCGACATGGTCGTGATAGAACGAGGCGCTGCGCATGTTGTGGGTCACCGAATCCGGTCGTTGCAGCCAATTGTAGAGATTGACGTCAATGTCGGCGACAGTGCCCATTCGCGCATAGAGCTTGCACGCGGTGGCGGTGTCCTGGGCGTAGACGCCTTCGGGGAAACGGATACCATCCCAGAGTTCGCGGCGGTAAAGACGGCACCAGTTGGCTTCGTTGAAATATTTCGTTTCGGTTTTGCGGCCGAGCGCGTCGCCGAGGATGCGCAGTGATTTGCAGAATACCGTCTGATAAGCGTGGAGTGGATGAGAGAAAACCGTTGTCTTTTGGGGATTCGGCGCGCCTTGCTGCGCAACGGCTGCGACTTCGCTGAGCTGCGAGACGCCGAATTGACGCCAACGTGCCTTGCTCATGTCCGCGTCCGTCGAGACGAGGGCGTGCAGCAGCAGCTCGATGTTGCGCCGGTCGAGGATGTCGTCGTTGTCTGAGAATGCGATGTATTCGCCGTGGGCCGCGTCAAGTCCGGCGTTCTGGGCCCTGCCGATACCCCCGTTGACTTGGTGAATCACCTTGACCCGTTGGTCGGCGGCCGCGTATTGATCGCATAGTTCCGCCGACTTGTCCGTTGAACCGTCATCGATAAGGATGATTTCGAGGTTCCGATAGCTCTGCCCCACAATCGAATCCATGCAATAGTGCAGGTAATCGGCTGCGTTGTAAACGGGGACGATGATGGAAACGAGTGGCTCCGCGGTATTGGTCATATCCATAAGTGTAGAGAGTGGTGGCGAATGTTGAGGCAGACGAGACGGTGAAGAAAAGGTGAATGCGCCAAATGAAAGTTCACACAAACCAATATCGCCTTCTCATTATCTTCACGTTCGTTCGCGCACAGTTCACAAATCGATTTCTAGACTCGGAAACCGGTAGGCAATCAATGCCGATACCGGTGACGTGAGAAGCCACGATAGATGTTGGCAAGCAATATCGAAGCATGCTGTGTCGGTCTTAATCGCAAAGTCGGTTTCGAGCTGGGAATGGCGATGTATGGTCGCAAGGGTGTTGAGGTATTGATCGCCGTTGTAGACGCGTGAAAGGTGATGGCTCAAGATGGTGCACATGGGGTATGGCGAGACCTGGGCGAAGGTCATTCTCATGGGCGAGCATTCCGTGGTGTACGGCTATCCGGCTGTTGCCGCGCCGCTGCTTTCGCTGAAGATGCGGGCCTGGGTCACGCCGGTGGCGTCGATGCAAAACAATGCTGAGACTTTTAGTGCCGCGGATTACGCTGCCTCAAATCACACTGCCTCAGATTACGATACTTTGAAAACTCCGAATCGCTATGCCGCAGGCTCGCGGTCTTCGCGCACGGTCATCAGCGATTTTCGTCATTGTGCATCTGTGTCTTTGGATTCTGGTTCCGATTTTGATTCCGATTCGCAAAAGCCTTGTGGCACCCTCAAAGCCTTGAATTATCAGGGTTCGCTTTCTGATGCCGGAAGCCGTTTCGGAGGTCTTGAACGTGCGGTCAAGGTCGCTACGGAATTCGCCGGTTATCCTGGTCTCGCTTTCGATGTGGTCACCGATAGTTCGTTCCCTGCAGGCCGTGGCATGGGTTCTTCGGCCGCCAGCGCTGGAGCTGTGATTCGCGCGATCCTTGACGCCTGCGATGTCAAGACGAGCGAGCAGCAGATTCTGAAGCTGACCAACGAGGCTGAAATCATCACGCACGGCAACCCGTCCGGGCTCGACGCCGCGACGACCTGCTCGCGTGATCTGGTCGCCTTCGAATCCGGGGATATCGAGAAAATGCACGTCGACATGCCGGCTTACCTGGTGATTGCGGATTCAGGTATCGCCGGGAGTACGCGTGAGGCCGTGGGCAACGTTCATCAAGAGGACGAGCGGGATCATGCGCATATCAAGTCCGTCATGGACGAACTCGGCGAGCTGGCCCGCGCTTCGGAAACCGACCTCGAACTGGGGACGGTGGCGATGCTCGGCGAGCGCATGAACCGTGCGCACGGATTGCTCAATGAGCTCAACGTCAGCCATCCTCTGGTCAATCACCTGGTCGACGCGGCCCGCACGGCTGGGGCCAGCGGCGCGAAAATGACCGGCGGAGGTCTCGGCGGTTGCCTGATCGCTTTGGCCGCTGACGAGCAAAGTGCCAAGAACGTCAAGCGGACATTGCTGCATGAAGGCGCTCACGAGGTTTGGATTCATTCGCTGGCGGCCGCGCAGGCGGATGATGAGGCAGATGCCGAGTCAACTGCACGGCCCGCTGTCGTATCGCTTGCCTAGTTGCGGGTGGTGCAGAAGTTTCTGCCAAGAGGCGGACGGCAACGATATTCCGATCTTGGCTCGGTAAGCAAAGACATTTGTAATTACGTCGGAATCTCATCAATACGAAGAAAATCACACTTTGCGACGATTTTTTGTGATTATCGGTGTACTTTTTGCCATCATGCAGAGAAAATCACGTTTTTGGGTCGGTTTCTGTGATTTCTTCGGCGGGCATGCAGAGAAGATCACGTTTTAGAGTCGGTTTCTGCGATTTCCGTTGTATTTCCGACGGTCATGCAGAGAAAATCACATTTTTGGAATGTGCAGGTGATGTTCTGATGGGCTTGGATTTCGTGCAACGCGCTTGCGGTGTTCACGATGTGGCAGACGGATTAGGCAGAAGTCAGTGGAAGGCTCTGTGTCCTGTTCGCCGCAGACGACGCGAATTCTGCGGGTTTGGTAGATAGTGCCGCATTTGTATACCTTGATTGGCTGCGGCGGGATAGACTTTGAGATTGTGAAGATCGGTGTAACGGATATGGCGAAAACGCGGGAACTGCAGGAGCAGGAGTCGGAGCGTTCCGTTTCGCATAGGCAAGTGCCGGTGAGTCAAGCCGCGTCGAAAAAGGCCACTGCCGTCGCCAACGCCAATATCGCGCTGATCAAATATTGGGGTAAGGCCGACGAACGTCTGATTATTCCCCGTGCCTCGAGTCTTTCGCTGACCCTTGAGGGCCTGTCCACGCGGACTACGGTCGAGTTTGTGGAACCGGAATCGGCGTCACGGCTTTCCGCAAAGTCCGGATCGTCGACTTTACGGGATGATGCTTCGCAAGTTCCTGATACGGTATCCTCTCAATTCGTATGCTCAGGATTGTCCTCAGAGAGAGCATCGGCTTCGAATGCCGGTTCCGTGGTTCCTGATGGTTCGCAATTCTACGATTCCTTGACCATCGATGGCAAAACGCAGCAAGGCTCATCGCTGGCCCGTGTCTCGAAATTCCTTGATATCGTGCGCGACAAAGCCGGTATTGCATTGCCCGCTTGCGTGACTTCGTCAAATACCGTCCCGTTCGGAGCCGGGTTGGCCAGCTCGGCGTCGGCGTTTGCGGCGCTCGCAGCGGCAGCTTCGAAGGCTGCCGGGCTTGAGCTGAGCCCGCGCGACCTGTCCCGCTTGGCCCGCCGCGGTTCGGGATCGGCCTGTCGTTCGGTTTTCGGCGGATTGGTGAAATGGAATGCGGGACACGATGACGAAAGCTCGTATGCCGAACCGGTTGATGCCGGTGATATGGATCTGGCCATTATCGTCGTGCTGATAACCAGTGCCAAGAAGCCGATTTCCAGCCGTGAGGCCATGCGGCGCACCATCGCCACCTCGCCGCTTTACGACGCGTGGATCGATTCATGTGGCACGGATATGGATGACGCGCTGGCGGCGATTCGTTCGGGCGATGTGCAGCGTTTGGGCGAGATCACTGAAGCCAACGCGCTTGGTATGCACGCGGCGATGATGGCAAGCCGGCCCGCCGTGTTCTATTGGTTGCCGCAGACTGTCGCCGCGCTGAAGGCTGTTGCCTCGATTCGCGCTGATGACGGCTTGGGCGCATGGTCGACGATGGATGCCGGTCCGAACGTCAAGGTGCTTGCCGACGGCCGCGACGCTGAACGTGTCGCTGACGAGCTGCGCAACCGTCTGCCCGGCTGCGAGATTGCGGTCCATCGGCCGGGTGCCGGCGTGCGTTTCCTGGATTGAGCCATCGCTCGATTCGCTGAATCGTTGCTTGGCGTCATCATTTGCGCAATATTCTTAGAATAATGACGTTTGGCCGTTCTTACTGTTCATGGTTTGGGAATATTCTCAGATAATTGACGTTTTGCCGTTCTTATTGTCACTATTCTTGGATTATTCTCGGGCAATTGACGTTTGCTTGTTCTTACTGTTCATGGTTTGGGATTATTCTCGGGAAAGTGACACTTGGCCGTTGTTACTGTTCATAGTTTGGGAATATTCCTGAAGTAGTGACATTAGGGTGCGGATCCTGCCGTCACCTTGTCATAGTGAATATGTCTTCCATGCGATGAATCAGTGGTAATTATACATTCTCGCCGGTGTTTGGCAGGCGTAGGTAGTTAAATGGTTGCTTGTGAAAAAGCTTATTGAACAACTGGTGAAATTCGGTTTGGTCGGCGTCATCGCTTTCGTCATCGACGAAGGTATCATGAACATCCTGATCGTCGCGCACGTCAACAACGTGGTGGCGAGCACCATTTCGTTCCTGATTTCATTGGTGTTCAACTACTGGGCCAGCATGAAGTACGTCTTCAAACACCGCGACGATATGGCCCGCTGGATGGAAGCGCTGATTTTCCTAGTCTCGTCCGTCATCGGTCTGGGAATCAACGAATGGATTATCTGGATGAGCACGCTCGGGATGCCTGCCAATGCCATCGTCGCTCAGCACGGCATGTATATCCTGCGTTCCAACATCGGCAAGATCGTCGCCACCGTGGTGGTCGCCATCTGGAACTTTGTCATTCGTAAGTGGCTGCTTGACGATCATTCCGGGCAGAACGATCAAGCCGCGAATCAAGCCGAATCGGTCGATTCGCGGGCTACGATGAACGCTTCGGCGGCTTCTGCATCCGCGGCAGTGCCCGCTTCAGCCAGTAACGCTTCAGCTTCTGCGGCTCGGCGCAAGACTTTCGCCCAAAAGCTGGGCGAGTGGTCCATCGCTCATACCCCCAAGGGTTGGCAGTGATTTTTATTTCCGTTTCCATATGATTTTTTCATTGCAGGCATTAACAATCCTCTGAAATCTCCTGAATTCGCGATGTTGGTGCCACCAAGATACCCAAAAATTGAAGATTGAACCAACAATCTTCGATTTTTAATGGTCTTGGTGCCACCAAGATGGCCAAAATAGTGAGAATGGTTCTCATATCTTGCGATTAAGCCTATCTTGGTGGCACCAACATGGGGGAAACGGGAGATTTTTCTAGATAAATGTGGCAGCAGACAACGAATGAGAGTCATTAGGCGTGTATTTGCATGTAACGCGGCTAGATTGTCGATATTCGTTGACTGGGTTTGTGCCGAAAAAAACGCATGTCACGCAAGACTTCGCACAATGACGAGTCACTGATTCTTAGTAGTGGTTTCTACGGATTCGAAAAAAATACGCCGATATCCGCTACATGTCTATTAGCTATTCGTCAAGCATCAATCAAACATTTATCTCGGTGAGCATCGGCGTTTCGGTGCTCTGCTTGATCTGGCGGAAACCAGTGAAGGAGAGCAGCAGCGAGGCGATGGCCAACACGCCGACGACCAGGAATCCGCCGTGCGAGCCCATGTGATCGATGAAGATGCCTGCGATGGCCGAACCAGCCGAGCCGCCGATGGAGTTCATCGCGCCAGTCCACGCCATACCTTCGGTGAAGCGGGTGGGCGGCACCAAGTGGAGCATGAGCTGGTTGCCGTTGATCCACGTGGGCGACTGGCACACGCCGATGATCAAATAGATGACCATGATGATCCATAGTTTGCCCGCGAACATGAACAGGCAGGTCCCGAGGTCCACCACAATCAGGCAGAAGTAGAAGCGTTTCCACAGCGGAATTGTCCAGTTCTTCGCACCGTAGAAGATCGCGCCGATCATCGAGGAGAATGAGAAGCAGGCGGAGACGAAGCCCACCCATTGGCGCATGTTCTGCTCGGTGGCCATGGCGACGATGGAGATGCCGGCGGCCGACTGGAAGGCGCCGATGCCGAACCAGGTGACGCACATCGCGATGAGGCCCGGCCCCCAGATAGATTGTCCGGATTTCAGCAGGCCGGCTTTCTCCTCCGCGGCTTCCGCACGTCCACGCAACTTGGCGGCTTTCAGCGCCTCACGCCGACGGTATTCCTTTCGTGAGATGCCGGCTTTGCGGGCGAGATCGGTCTGCGATGGCGGTTCCGTGGAAAGTTCTGTCAGGAACATCAGCGCGCCGACGATGACGCACATGCCGGTCACGGAGAAAGCGAGCACACCGGAAATCACGGCCAGGGTCGAGGCCAGAGGATTGCCGATGACCCACATCGCCTCGTCGAAGACGCCGGAAAGTGATAGCGCCCGGTCGGTGCGCACGCGGTCTCCGTGCAGCAGTGTCGTCCAACGCTTGCGCGACATTGCGCCCCACGGTGGTATGGCCGACATGAACGGCACGATGACGAACAGTATCCAAGAGGGTACGCGAGCGGTGATGCACGAAACCATCGCCGTCGCTGCCACAATCCAGACGATGATGGTGGGAATGGAAACCTGACGCTGCCCGAACTTGTCGACCAGCTTACCGAGTACGGGGCTCATAATTGCCAACGCGATGGCCTGGACGGCGCTCAGTGCTCCGGCGAGCGTGTAGTTGCCGTAATAATGCTGTACAGAAATGGTGATGGTCATGCCGACCATCGGGAAAGGCATGCACGCGATGACCGAACCGATGGCGAAGCGTGCGGTGTGCGGCATGCGCAATAGTTCGGCATAGCCTCCAAATAGGCGGTGGGAGGCGTCTTTGAGGCCAGAGACGGGTATAAAGCGCATGGCTTTAGGAATTCCTTTCAAAATGCGTTGGGAAGTCTTGCGGTTGGTGGCAGCGGAGAAACCGGTTGGGCTATGAACGGCTCGTGTGTTGTGCTCGCGCGAGTCGATCGATGATTTAGGCTGATAAAAAATAACCTTTTTCTCTGCTTTCAGGCTCGATACTTTACCGGTCATGTACTACGACACGCGGTGAATTGCGCGGTAAACGAAGAATAAAACGTAAATCTTTTGCGAACGTACGTAGAACGCGGTTTGGGTGTGCGAAACCAGACGCTGAGGGTGTCGTGAATTGTGAATATTGCCGATTTTCAGGTATCTTGGTGCACCAAGTTGCCCGATAACAGTCAATTGGACCTCCATTCTTCATTATTGAGGTATCTTGGTGCACCAAGTACCTGAAAAATGGATGATTTCACTTGAATTCTTCAAATTTTGGCGGACTTGGTGCCACCAAGACGGCGAAAAGATGCAGCATCGGCCTCGTTCTGATTCAGGGATGTGCCAGAAATGTGTTGGATGCGGTGGGAGGATGGGGTGGATTGACCTCGTTGCGTGATGCGTGCAGATACGCTGGTATTTTAAAAGTAAGCAAGCAACCGGAGCCAATGAAAGGCCATCTATGTCGTCATCATCGTCGTCAATCGAGAAGCGGACCACGTTGCATTTCGTCCGTCACGGCAAGGTCGAGAATCCCGATCACCTGCTCTACGAACGGCTTCCCGGTTTTCATCTTTCGGCATTGGGATTGCGCATGGCCCAGGTCAGCGGGCGTTACATTGCGGCGGACGCGCAGATGAACCAAGCAGTGGCGCTCTATTCCTCGCCGTTGGATCGCACACGTGAAACAGCACAGGCAATT
The window above is part of the Bifidobacterium sp. ESL0704 genome. Proteins encoded here:
- a CDS encoding glycosyltransferase family 2 protein, with the translated sequence MQHSDSKGTARRNAAGTTGNAKKTLTILVPCFNEEESLPTLFKRTEALITNPDKPVSYTLLFVDDGSSDGTRKLIKEYASTHRYVEYIFLSRNFGKEKAMFAGIMNVHTDGLVIIDADLQDPPELIPEMVDLWRQGYEDVYARRRSRKGESWLKKATSHLYYQILQKVSRVTIQKDTGDFRLLDRKCIHALQQLDESERNSKALFSWIGFKKIEFLYDRDERKQGKTKWNYFQLVHLAMDGITSFTTAPLKIATWCGCITSLLAIIYAIVVFIRTLSTGIDVPGYASTLIVVLILGGIQLLSLGIIGEYLGRIFTQTKNRPNYLIEEELIRPDDKTDEREQ
- a CDS encoding glycosyltransferase family 2 protein, whose translation is MVTFNPALDDLRASVPALLKQVEALVVVDNGSGNVGDIASFVEDYPQVILLRNGKNLGVATALNRIFEWAQKAGFDWVLTLDDDSEIPDGMIDGYRRCLKDRDDAAAANLGLLNDSGGVSASGNSGDGSKRANGFKGSARVGIVCPLLVNRRDGTVFHSKRNESECITSGSLTSVSAWRAIGGFDDWLFIDGVDFDFSRRLVAAGYPIVECKAVLMPHQIGESRTINLGFKHPIAWNHAPFRWYYIERNQLYIDKKLGVYSWPRSLARIAQDMLIVLLFERNKGKKIGAMLRGWRAGKRKIRGMKVKTK
- a CDS encoding glycosyltransferase; amino-acid sequence: MTNTAEPLVSIIVPVYNAADYLHYCMDSIVGQSYRNLEIILIDDGSTDKSAELCDQYAAADQRVKVIHQVNGGIGRAQNAGLDAAHGEYIAFSDNDDILDRRNIELLLHALVSTDADMSKARWRQFGVSQLSEVAAVAQQGAPNPQKTTVFSHPLHAYQTVFCKSLRILGDALGRKTETKYFNEANWCRLYRRELWDGIRFPEGVYAQDTATACKLYARMGTVADIDVNLYNWLQRPDSVTHNMRSASFYHDHVAASLKNMDICRENGVLPARSYYTLVSNNKYEQQAAKLESREGKENKEIKNVTPESQNDISRTLETANNDNRQTAKALGNLSLAQRAECATLRLIRLAEKFVYDREIKNMK
- the mvk gene encoding mevalonate kinase; the protein is MVHMGYGETWAKVILMGEHSVVYGYPAVAAPLLSLKMRAWVTPVASMQNNAETFSAADYAASNHTASDYDTLKTPNRYAAGSRSSRTVISDFRHCASVSLDSGSDFDSDSQKPCGTLKALNYQGSLSDAGSRFGGLERAVKVATEFAGYPGLAFDVVTDSSFPAGRGMGSSAASAGAVIRAILDACDVKTSEQQILKLTNEAEIITHGNPSGLDAATTCSRDLVAFESGDIEKMHVDMPAYLVIADSGIAGSTREAVGNVHQEDERDHAHIKSVMDELGELARASETDLELGTVAMLGERMNRAHGLLNELNVSHPLVNHLVDAARTAGASGAKMTGGGLGGCLIALAADEQSAKNVKRTLLHEGAHEVWIHSLAAAQADDEADAESTARPAVVSLA
- the mvaD gene encoding diphosphomevalonate decarboxylase; amino-acid sequence: MKIGVTDMAKTRELQEQESERSVSHRQVPVSQAASKKATAVANANIALIKYWGKADERLIIPRASSLSLTLEGLSTRTTVEFVEPESASRLSAKSGSSTLRDDASQVPDTVSSQFVCSGLSSERASASNAGSVVPDGSQFYDSLTIDGKTQQGSSLARVSKFLDIVRDKAGIALPACVTSSNTVPFGAGLASSASAFAALAAAASKAAGLELSPRDLSRLARRGSGSACRSVFGGLVKWNAGHDDESSYAEPVDAGDMDLAIIVVLITSAKKPISSREAMRRTIATSPLYDAWIDSCGTDMDDALAAIRSGDVQRLGEITEANALGMHAAMMASRPAVFYWLPQTVAALKAVASIRADDGLGAWSTMDAGPNVKVLADGRDAERVADELRNRLPGCEIAVHRPGAGVRFLD
- a CDS encoding GtrA family protein translates to MKKLIEQLVKFGLVGVIAFVIDEGIMNILIVAHVNNVVASTISFLISLVFNYWASMKYVFKHRDDMARWMEALIFLVSSVIGLGINEWIIWMSTLGMPANAIVAQHGMYILRSNIGKIVATVVVAIWNFVIRKWLLDDHSGQNDQAANQAESVDSRATMNASAASASAAVPASASNASASAARRKTFAQKLGEWSIAHTPKGWQ
- a CDS encoding MFS transporter, which gives rise to MRFIPVSGLKDASHRLFGGYAELLRMPHTARFAIGSVIACMPFPMVGMTITISVQHYYGNYTLAGALSAVQAIALAIMSPVLGKLVDKFGQRQVSIPTIIVWIVAATAMVSCITARVPSWILFVIVPFMSAIPPWGAMSRKRWTTLLHGDRVRTDRALSLSGVFDEAMWVIGNPLASTLAVISGVLAFSVTGMCVIVGALMFLTELSTEPPSQTDLARKAGISRKEYRRREALKAAKLRGRAEAAEEKAGLLKSGQSIWGPGLIAMCVTWFGIGAFQSAAGISIVAMATEQNMRQWVGFVSACFSFSSMIGAIFYGAKNWTIPLWKRFYFCLIVVDLGTCLFMFAGKLWIIMVIYLIIGVCQSPTWINGNQLMLHLVPPTRFTEGMAWTGAMNSIGGSAGSAIAGIFIDHMGSHGGFLVVGVLAIASLLLSFTGFRQIKQSTETPMLTEINV